One genomic window of Prochlorococcus marinus str. NATL2A includes the following:
- a CDS encoding epimerase, with the protein MREEIEVSNHLVRNLERISPDNSIFNYKSGRNAFLSLGQGNIREWLEIFLPNTRIILEPKIIGSIIGIQYINGELNKVINKNSQDITESVRSLKTIPKSLAIKNRLEIQGVLYDYKNLSTRKNETEFIDIQNFISKSKRLKFCAFQICQCNINHFQSLQELKHLNFEIPQTQFTNFISDIEIYIQCWREGKLFTSYPTNGLVLKINSRKLQKYLGENNLSIPWAYAIN; encoded by the coding sequence ATGAGAGAAGAGATTGAGGTATCAAATCACCTTGTAAGGAATCTTGAGAGAATATCTCCAGACAATTCTATCTTTAATTACAAATCTGGAAGAAATGCCTTCTTATCATTAGGACAAGGAAATATTCGTGAATGGTTGGAGATATTTCTTCCGAATACAAGAATAATTTTAGAACCAAAAATCATTGGATCAATCATTGGCATTCAATATATCAATGGAGAATTAAACAAGGTCATAAATAAAAATAGTCAAGACATTACAGAAAGTGTAAGGTCTCTTAAAACTATTCCTAAAAGCCTAGCGATTAAAAACAGACTTGAAATACAAGGAGTTCTTTACGACTATAAAAATTTATCAACTAGAAAAAATGAAACTGAATTTATAGATATTCAAAATTTTATATCAAAGTCTAAAAGACTTAAATTCTGCGCTTTTCAAATATGTCAATGCAATATTAATCATTTTCAATCACTTCAGGAATTAAAACATCTAAATTTTGAAATTCCTCAAACTCAATTTACAAACTTCATTTCTGATATCGAAATCTATATTCAATGTTGGAGAGAGGGTAAGTTATTTACAAGCTATCCAACAAATGGACTAGTATTGAAAATCAATTCAAGAAAATTGCAAAAGTATCTTGGAGAAAATAACCTATCAATACCTTGGGCATACGCCATAAATTAA
- a CDS encoding MTH1187 family thiamine-binding protein has translation MWVSIDLCLVPIGVGVSLSPYIKTCLSIIEEHKLEHELGPNGTAIEGEWDQVFECVKKCHEAVHSKGAPRVYTTLKVNTRTDKKQLFKEKVGSVRGS, from the coding sequence ATGTGGGTAAGCATAGATCTTTGCTTAGTACCAATAGGGGTAGGTGTCTCATTATCTCCATACATAAAGACGTGCTTATCAATTATTGAGGAACATAAGCTTGAGCATGAACTGGGTCCAAATGGAACTGCAATTGAAGGGGAGTGGGATCAAGTTTTTGAATGCGTAAAGAAATGCCATGAGGCAGTTCATAGCAAAGGTGCTCCACGTGTTTATACAACATTAAAAGTAAATACACGTACAGATAAGAAGCAATTATTTAAAGAAAAAGTGGGAAGTGTAAGAGGCTCATAG
- a CDS encoding high light inducible protein: MQPSNKTILERSIGRPAMMAFVLLTGIYLTTGQLIPGVV, encoded by the coding sequence ATGCAACCATCTAACAAAACAATCCTAGAAAGAAGCATCGGCAGACCAGCCATGATGGCATTCGTTCTTCTAACAGGTATCTACCTAACAACCGGTCAACTTATCCCAGGTGTTGTTTAA
- a CDS encoding small RNA NsiR4-regulated ssr1528 family protein has protein sequence MEFSGPDAIDNAIQAGLDLDGSPIPSEMLTLYRDVMDKENARKRSGVKKSMRNRIVKTGSKHFDQDTLNTRLIKAGWDGLKAKEIDFFYN, from the coding sequence GTGGAGTTCTCTGGCCCAGATGCAATTGATAACGCTATCCAAGCTGGCTTAGATCTAGATGGAAGTCCTATTCCATCAGAAATGCTTACCCTCTACAGGGATGTCATGGATAAAGAAAATGCGCGTAAAAGAAGTGGAGTTAAGAAATCAATGCGAAACCGAATTGTTAAAACTGGTTCCAAACATTTTGACCAAGACACTCTAAATACACGATTAATCAAAGCTGGTTGGGATGGATTAAAAGCTAAAGAAATTGATTTTTTTTATAACTGA
- a CDS encoding DUF938 domain-containing protein, which translates to MVNINPDYRLDFPATTRNRDSIASVISNYISPNCWLLEIASGSGQHGVFFQKKFPSITWQTSDPEFEHRQSINSWIRHEGLFSKMPEPLNLDVDIRPWSITNRLGALIKGIVCINMIHISPWSCTRSLFEESKKYLDQSNFLMLYGPFLRKEKQTSESNLNFDQSLKIQNPLWGLRNLEDVNDIASENGFNLDKVIDMPANNLSVIYRIK; encoded by the coding sequence ATGGTTAATATAAATCCCGACTATCGACTAGATTTTCCGGCTACGACAAGGAATCGTGATTCCATCGCCTCAGTTATAAGCAATTATATTTCTCCTAATTGCTGGCTTTTAGAAATAGCTAGTGGTAGTGGACAACACGGAGTCTTCTTTCAAAAAAAATTCCCATCAATTACTTGGCAAACTAGTGATCCCGAATTTGAACATAGACAAAGTATTAATTCATGGATTAGGCATGAGGGGCTTTTTTCAAAAATGCCTGAACCTCTTAATCTTGATGTAGATATTCGTCCTTGGTCAATTACCAATCGACTTGGGGCTTTAATTAAGGGAATTGTGTGCATAAATATGATTCATATCTCACCATGGAGTTGTACAAGATCTTTGTTTGAAGAATCAAAGAAATATCTAGATCAAAGTAATTTTTTGATGCTCTATGGACCTTTCTTAAGAAAAGAGAAACAAACTTCAGAAAGTAATTTGAATTTTGATCAATCCTTAAAAATACAAAACCCGCTCTGGGGGCTTCGCAACTTAGAAGACGTTAACGATATTGCTTCTGAAAATGGATTTAACCTTGATAAAGTCATCGATATGCCAGCCAATAATCTTTCAGTTATTTATCGCATAAAGTAA
- a CDS encoding alternative oxidase: MKGFNSLVLDFSVSILDRIYEGRPIQRFWVLEVIARAPYFAFLSVLHLQESLGLKTPLSNKLMKAHFYQAINETEHLEEMESRSGNRYWVDRFLARHLVLFYYWVMVFYYLLSPSNAYDINIKIEEHAYETYAKYLTVNPNDQRIREIAQDEINHANELKEAIALIS, translated from the coding sequence ATGAAAGGTTTTAATTCACTTGTTTTAGATTTTAGTGTAAGTATTCTTGATCGGATCTACGAGGGTAGACCGATTCAACGTTTTTGGGTTCTTGAGGTAATCGCTAGAGCACCTTATTTTGCATTCTTATCAGTTTTGCATTTACAAGAATCGCTTGGCCTAAAGACTCCTTTAAGTAACAAGCTTATGAAGGCTCATTTTTACCAAGCAATCAATGAGACGGAGCATTTAGAGGAGATGGAATCACGAAGCGGCAATAGATATTGGGTTGATCGATTTCTTGCTAGGCATTTAGTGCTCTTCTATTACTGGGTAATGGTTTTTTATTACTTACTCTCTCCATCAAATGCATACGATATCAATATAAAAATTGAAGAGCATGCGTATGAAACTTATGCAAAGTATCTAACAGTTAATCCAAACGATCAGAGGATACGTGAAATTGCTCAAGATGAGATCAATCATGCGAACGAATTAAAAGAAGCGATTGCTTTGATAAGTTAA
- a CDS encoding high light inducible protein, which yields MKNQTTETPRVEEGKVIAERLNGYAAFVGCWALIGAYLTTGQIIPGIV from the coding sequence ATGAAAAACCAAACGACTGAAACTCCAAGAGTAGAAGAAGGCAAAGTCATTGCAGAAAGACTCAATGGCTACGCAGCTTTTGTTGGATGCTGGGCACTCATCGGTGCATATCTAACAACAGGTCAAATTATCCCAGGTATTGTTTAA
- a CDS encoding chlorophyll a/b-binding protein has translation MENNYWKTAEIMNGRLAMMGLLAAVVNYGFTGWIIPGFV, from the coding sequence ATGGAAAACAATTACTGGAAGACAGCTGAAATAATGAATGGTCGTCTTGCGATGATGGGCCTTCTAGCAGCTGTAGTTAACTACGGATTCACAGGCTGGATTATTCCAGGTTTCGTTTAA
- a CDS encoding chlorophyll a/b-binding protein produces MTIFARLSRSEVIHGRVAMFIVAIWLFTNYLIR; encoded by the coding sequence ATGACTATCTTTGCTCGTCTAAGCAGATCAGAAGTTATTCACGGAAGAGTGGCTATGTTTATCGTTGCTATCTGGTTATTCACAAACTATCTAATTCGTTAA
- a CDS encoding high light inducible protein, which yields MTTQNNNNRRNIDPEKVTAERLNGYAALFGCIALVGAYATTGQIIPGFV from the coding sequence ATGACTACTCAAAACAACAACAACAGAAGAAACATTGATCCTGAAAAGGTAACTGCAGAAAGACTTAACGGCTATGCAGCATTGTTTGGATGCATTGCTCTAGTTGGTGCTTATGCAACAACAGGTCAAATCATTCCAGGTTTTGTTTAA
- a CDS encoding high light inducible protein, which produces MTPEAEKFNGWAAMLGFVAAFGAYTTTGQIIPGIF; this is translated from the coding sequence ATGACTCCAGAAGCAGAAAAGTTTAACGGTTGGGCAGCAATGCTTGGCTTCGTTGCAGCCTTCGGTGCATACACAACAACAGGTCAAATCATTCCTGGAATTTTCTAA